From the genome of Novipirellula aureliae, one region includes:
- a CDS encoding PEP-CTERM sorting domain-containing protein (PEP-CTERM proteins occur, often in large numbers, in the proteomes of bacteria that also encode an exosortase, a predicted intramembrane cysteine proteinase. The presence of a PEP-CTERM domain at a protein's C-terminus predicts cleavage within the sorting domain, followed by covalent anchoring to some some component of the (usually Gram-negative) cell surface. Many PEP-CTERM proteins exhibit an unusual sequence composition that includes large numbers of potential glycosylation sites. Expression of one such protein has been shown restore the ability of a bacterium to form floc, a type of biofilm.) — MNQLFYKTTHSVRQVVQVTIYAWCCLSTSFAVAAISNGDFSQPETPADSTQDFFVSWEVDPLFGDPPTDDNGQAKFLVGDGSDAVQLQQEFTLPEGSMLLMFQYRLGTDGVFDSNGVRDSFQATLFDPDTFDPLLAISDPVFPSFFSVDNDGTEFLGSATTRQDDGMFATITTDVSSLAGRTVLLEFMAAGNSLQSDGLDTTIWLDNVSISAVPEPSLPIGLASVGILLAARRRRKTPF; from the coding sequence ATGAATCAATTATTCTACAAAACCACTCATTCGGTCCGGCAGGTCGTTCAAGTCACGATTTATGCTTGGTGTTGCCTATCGACGAGTTTTGCTGTTGCCGCGATCAGTAACGGTGACTTTTCTCAACCTGAAACGCCTGCCGATTCCACTCAAGATTTCTTTGTTAGCTGGGAGGTCGATCCGCTATTTGGCGATCCACCGACGGATGACAACGGCCAAGCAAAGTTCCTCGTCGGCGACGGTTCGGATGCGGTTCAGTTGCAACAGGAGTTCACATTGCCTGAGGGCTCGATGTTACTGATGTTTCAGTATCGGCTTGGCACCGACGGAGTATTTGATTCGAACGGAGTTCGGGACAGCTTTCAAGCGACACTATTCGATCCAGATACGTTTGACCCGTTATTGGCGATCAGCGACCCTGTTTTTCCTTCGTTTTTCAGCGTCGATAACGACGGCACGGAATTTCTTGGATCGGCAACCACCCGACAGGATGATGGTATGTTTGCGACGATCACCACGGACGTCTCTTCGCTGGCTGGGCGAACGGTATTGTTAGAATTCATGGCAGCCGGGAATTCACTCCAATCGGACGGTCTGGATACGACGATTTGGCTGGACAACGTATCGATCAGTGCCGTGCCTGAACCGTCGCTGCCGATCGGATTAGCAAGCGTTGGAATTCTCCTGGCCGCCCGACGTCGGCGGAAAACCCCATTTTAG